In the genome of Populus nigra chromosome 19, ddPopNigr1.1, whole genome shotgun sequence, the window GAGAAGGCTGATAAATCAAGTATGCGGATCTTGCCTGCTTGTTGAGATACAATCaagtttatcatttaaaaaatttattaacaacTTGCATGTTATCAGGATTTATGATATAACCCTGTGGTcgaaagcaaataaaacaattagTCCCCTCGTGCAGATATGTCTTGAAATATGGACATTTCCAGGCCAATTCTATCTAGAAAATTGGTTCAACGCCATTCGTGTGTGATAATTAGATTAGCAATAGTTGTTGCCTAATGAGTTGGAGATGTGGCTGGGGATGAGACATTGACAAACATAGTTGATAATAATTGAATATCCAAATCAGAATCATATTATTGAGATTCCTCTTGTCTGCCTCACctcttgatatatatttttggcaATTGCAACGtaagaaaggaaaattcaagGATTGATAATTCGCATTCACCAGCTTTAGTCTCTACcctttgagaaagaaaaatggcttcatcttctaaccaaaaaaCCGGCTTCCATGCTCGTTCTAACAGTTTTCCCTCTAGATTAAACCCAGCCATCACTCAGCTTGATGAGCATTTATGCAGATCAAGGGCTTCTGAAGGTGCCTGTACCTCATCATCCTTGGGTGGCAAACTAAGCAGCCTTCAGGATTTGCATGATTGTGTCAACAAGTTACTTTTTCTACCGCTGAACCAACAAGCAATAGCCCAAGAGAATAATGGTAAATTGATTGAAGAGCTATTAGATGGATCTCTTCAGGTCCTAGATTTGTGTAATGCTGCAAAAGATGCCTTGTTGCAAACAAAAGAAAGCGTACATGAACTTCAATCGATTTTGCGCAGGAGAGGTTGTGTTGAAACTGGTCTTACAAGTGAGGTTAAGAAATATTTAACCTCTAGGAAGGTAGTGAAAAGGGCAATTCACAAGACCTTgaaggttattaaaaaaaacagcaccTTCACTGCCTTTAATGGTGACCGTGAAACTACAATCATGTTTAACATGTTGAAAGAGGTTGAAGTAGTTTCTCTCAAAGCGTTTGATTCCCTTCTCTCCTTCATCTCTGGACCAGAGGCAAGGACTAGTGGTTGGTCATTAGTCTCCAAGCTGGTGCATCATAAAAAAGTAGCATCTGCAGATGAAGAAACTGATATAAATGAGTTTGCTAAAGCAGATGCGGCATTATTAGCCTTGGTAGATCAGAACACAAGCAAATCCGATAACATCAAGGATGTTCAAACCCAACTCGAGAACTTAGAATTGTGCATTCAAGATATTGAAGAAGGTCTTGAATACCTTTCCAGGAATCTGATCAAAACTCGAGTCTCTTTTCTAAACATCCTAAACCATTAACCGGAACAATCTTGATATAGTCATACTTGTACATTGTAGAATTACACATGTATTATTCCATAGATAATGAAATGATCATATACTCAGTTGCTCAAATTGTGTCCCGGTGTGTTctatatttcttcttcttcttcttttttatctttgttggttttttgaACAAGAAAGACAGAAAGTAAAGAGAAAAGTTGAGTGAAATTTTCTAGTCTTTCATATCTGTTCTACAACTTGCATCTTACATAACTTTTAATACATAGAGAAAGCTAGGAAGAGACAGTTCTACACATGGAAGTCGATACCTAATCTAACGGACTTCTAGCCTTTACTTAGCAGCTTGTGCAAAATCATATCTCCTGCAATTTCAGACCATACTCCATACATATCAGATTAGGTCCCAAAATATCAGTACATACTGCCTGCATGCACACAACAGTCCACATAATAAACATATATTGCAGAGTACTTagaaaaaaatctcattattCTGACAACCTTTTATTGCATTTACCACAGCCTCTTTTTGTAGAAGTTGAATGAAAGTGCAATTTTCAATAGGATTGCCTCTATGCTGATGGCAAGGGACAAAAACAGAtgtaaattctaattaattaaatgttttaagaaCACAAGGGTGCTGAAAGATGACAGGGTCTGGTCAAGATTAATACAGCAAAATTAACATGGTAGACTCGTAAATAAGTCTGTTAAACATCAAATTTTGCTCTCTTAGCTCATAAATATTGTTTAATCTTAATCATTAAGCACCAAATGAAATTTAATGGAACTCACATGTTAGACTCAAATTCCAGcatattgaaagcaatgaaaaattAGATGGCTGTCTTTCGGTTAGGGGGAAAGTGGAATCATCCAGCGATGTTATTCAGCGGCTACCCGCAGCTCTTATCGTCATGCTACAACTTGGCTAGAGATACTGAAGCCAAAGTTGCGGATCTTGTCTTCCTTTATCCCAATAGAGATTTCAGGACTTAGCATTGTATGCATTAATAAATGACCACTCGTGTGTTGCAGATGAAATGCTAGTATTCAATTCAAGAGAGTTGCTGAATTATTGAGCAAGAGACAATGCGTAGACATCAGGGCTGCCATTTTTCTGAAACATGTTACCGCCATTAATAGTTGAAGAGGATGAGATTCCTCATTTCTCCCTTACCCTAATATATATTCAATAGATGTCAACAGATGGAAAGCACACAGAATTGAATCAATATTTTCAGCCATCAAAACTTCTTTTCtacaagaaagaaataaaaatggcTGCCTCCCCCATCCGTCAGAAAACTAGCTTCCATGCTCGATCCAACAGTCTACCCTCTAGACCACATCCAATCATTTCGGAATTTAATGAGAATATTTGCAGAGTAAGAGATTCACAGGCCACCTCTAAATCATCTTCATCCTCATCAATAGGACACAAACTAAGTAGCCTTCAGGATTTGTATGATTCTGTTGATAAGTTCCTACAACTGCCACTTACCCAACAAGGCTTGGCACAACAACGCAATCAGAAATGTGTCGATGAGCTCCTAGAGGGATCTCTCAGGCTCTTGGATACGTGCAACTCTACCCAGGATGCACTGTTGCAATCAAAAGAATTCGTTCGTGAGCTTCAATCTGTTATTCGCAGAAGACAAGGAGGCGTTGACAGCGAGATCAGGAAATACATTGCATCCAGGAAAGTAGTAAAGAAGTCAATAAAAAAGGCCTTGAGGAACTTGAAGGGCATGGAAAACAGGCGCACCTTCTCTAATGAAGAGTACCCTGAGATTATCATGTTAAGAGAGGTTGAGTCCATCAGTCTTGCCGTGTTCGAATCATTACTATCATTCATTTCCGAACCGAAGTCACAAGCAAAGAAAAGCGGCTGGTCATTGGTTTCCAAGATGATGAACCACCACAGAATAGCATGtgaggaagaagaaacaaatgagATTGGATTTGCAATGGCTGATTCTGCTTTACAATCTCTTATCAGTTGCAAAACAGATAAGACGATGGATGTGCAAAAGAAGCTAAACAATTTGGAGTTGTGCATTGAAGATCTTGAAGATGGAATTGATGGCATCTTTAGGCGCATGATCAAAACTAGAGCCTcctttctcaatattttcaGTTAGTGGCCTGCAAAATCAGCCAAAATCATACTTTGTCAATGGATGAAatatacttgtaaatatttttatatataattcacaTACTTTTTATGAAACTATATATATGTGCTCCTTATGAGGTTCTTTCTATTATGGTTTTAGGACTGTTGAATTTTATGGAATCAAGACTGCTGCAGACAATGAAGTCCAAGGCTGTGAAGATTGAAGATTAGAAGATTGTGTCTTAAGTTTTTAGTGTTAGCTGAGTATTGAATTAGCTTAGCATTAGGTTGAGTTTatcttatctttaaataaagGTCATGTTGACCAAGTTTAGGATTGAGTTCAGTTTATTCTTAGTTAACAGATCATGTTGATCAATTAGCTGATTAGGATTAagttaagttttgaattttagcttATCATGTACAAGAAGAAGTTGGTTTCAACTAAAACTCTTGTAATTTcttttatctataaataaagAAGAGGGATGGCAGTAACCAACTCGATTCTGCCCATTTTTATGCAAAATCTCAGTTTTTAGTGTTCTTCCcgtgttcttcatttttctgGAAATTCCAGATTTGAATCTGAACAGTGCATGGTTTTGGGTTGATCTGAGTTGACTTTTGTTGACTTTTGTTGACTTTTTCGTTTTAATTcctacaattggtatcagagcaattAGGATCTTAGGTGGGATTGTGTGAAACACGAGTGGAAGGTGAGATTTACAAAAAGGGGAATTCAAAGTCATTTTTTGGTGAGAAACGAAAAATGAATTCTGGAGCCAGTTTTTCAGCAACTACACCTTCATTTGCAGGGGTGAATTATGGCACCTGGGCTGTGAGAATGAAGGCTTATTTGAAGGCATTTGACTTGTGGGATTATGTGGATTATGGCAAGGAGCCAACTCCACTAAACGATGATCCAACCATGAATCAAATCAAGTACTTCAATGAAGAGAGAGCCAAAGGTTTTAGAGCACTTACCTGCATACACAATGCAGTAAGTGAAGAGATATTTTCCAGAATTTTGGCATGCGAGACTGCCAAAGAAGCTTGGGACAAGCTTAAAGCCGAATTCCAAGGAGAtgagaaatcaagaaaaatgcaAGTTATGAACTTGAGAAGGCAATTTGAAGGGCTGAAGATGAAGGAATCAGAATCTATCatagatttttcttcaaaaatctcTAAACTTGTTAATCAAGTGAGATTGTTGGGGGAAGATTTTCCTGATTCCAGAATTGTGGAGAAAGTATTGGTGTGTCTACCGGAGAAGTTTGAACATAAAATATGTTCCTTGGAAGACTCAAAAGACTTCTCGGAGATGAGTTTCCAAGATCTTGTAAATGCCTTACAAGCAGTGGAACAAAGGCAATCTTATCGAAATGAGGGAACAAGTGAGAATGCACTTGTTGCTTACAAAGGAAAACAGCAACAATCTTACAACTTCTCCAGAACCAAGCAGATTGGAAGGAAAGATAAAAGCAAAGAATGGAGACCAAATCACCAGAATTCAAGTAGTTGGCAACCCAACAACTTGACAGTGAAGGAGAGAAAGGAATATCCTGCATGCAAGTATTGCAAGAAAACCAATCATTCTGAAGATTGGTGTTGGTTCAAGAAGGTGCAATGTAGAAATTGCAATCAGTTTGGGCACTACCAGAAATATtgcaaaaacagaaaagaagaagtaaaacaagctcaagaagaagaaagcttgGCAGTAAAGGATGAGCATTTATTTGTAGCTACAATGCACAACATGCTCAGAAAACCAGAGGAGACAAATTCAGTGTGGCTCATTGACAGTGGTTGCACAAACCACATGACAGCAGACCTCTCAATTTTTTGTAGCTTGGATAAAAGCTATAAATCAAGGGTGAAGATAGGCAATGGAGACTTTGTAAAGGTTGAAGGAAAAGGAGCAATAGCAGTGGACACAAGGGCAGGTACAAAAACTCTACATGATGTCTTGTATGTGCCTAATATTAATCAGAATTTGGTGAGTGTGGGTCAACTATTAGAATCTGGCTATTCTCTATTTTTTGATGATGGAATGTGTGTTATTAGAGATAAAATGGGGACACTTTTGTTGTGTGCAAAAATGGCAAATAGATGCTTCAATGCAGATTTGAAAGAGATATGTTGGACTGCCAACATGTGCAAGAATGATGAATCAATTCTTTGGCACAAAAGGTTGGGACACTATAATTATGTTGCATTGAACAAAATAGCTGAGTTACAGATGGCACGTGGATTACCAAGCATACATgatcaaggtaatctttgtgagGCTTGTCAATTGGGAAAGCAAACCAAAGTTGCTTTCTCAAAATCTGTTTTTAGAGCAAATTCGAAATTGCAGCTCAtacacacagatgtgtgtgggCCAATGCATGTTGAATCTTTGAATGGATCAAAGTATTTCTTGCTATTTGTGGATGATTATAGCAGGTATTGTtggatttatttcttaaaaaacaaggCTGATGTGTTCTCTAAGTTTTTGTTGTTCAAGGCAGAAGTGGAACTTGAAACTGGACTGAAAATGAAGATGCTAAGGTCTGATAATGGTGGAGAATTTACTTCCCAACAATTGGAGAATTACTTGATGAAAGAAGGGATTAAACACCAGTTGACCGTGCCTTACACACCTCAACAAAATGGGGTAAGTGAAAGGAAAAACAGAACCTTGATGGAAATGGCAAGGTGCTTAATGTATGAGAAGAAAATGCCCTTAAAGTTTTGGGCAGAGGCTGTAAACACAGCATCATACATACAAAATCGTGTGTTTTCAAGAGTTTTGGATGATAAAACTCCTTATGAAATCTGGTATGATGTTAAACCCAATGTTGAGCATTTAAAAGTCTTTGGTTGCATATGTTATATGTTGATACATGATGTTAATCGAAAAAAGCTAGATAAGAAGGCTGATGTAGGTGTGATGATAGGCTATAGTTCAAAATCTAAAGCCTATAGAATATTTGATGTTATGGCTAACAAAGTTATAATTGCAAGAAATGTTAAgtttgtagaagatgcatcatggAATTGGGAGAATTTGGCAGTCAACTGGACAGATCAAGTTCAACATGAAGAACCAGAATTTTATGatgaacttgaaaatgaaagAGACATAGATGATGAACCTGTTAGGGGGACAAGGTCACTAGATGACATTTACAACAGGTGCTCCATGGCTGAAGCTGAACTAGTCGAGATTGAAGAAGCAATGAAGTCTAAGGTATGGTTAAAAGCTATGCAGGAGGAGCTtgatatgattgaaaaaaatcagaCCTGGATGCTTGTTGACAGACCTGCAAACAAGAAAACTATTGGTGTTAAATGGATATTCAAGACAAAGATGAATGCGGATGGAAGTATCAACAAAcacaaggcaagattggttgtaAAAGGCTATGCTCAAGAGGCTGGGATTGATTACACAGACACCTTTGCACCTGTTTCTAGGCATGAAACAATGAAACTTTTGCTTGCACTTGCTGCACAAAAGGGCTGGTATGTGTTTCAATTAGATGTGAAATCTGCTTTTTTGAATGGTGTGTTAGATGAGGAAATATTTATTGAACAACCAGCAGGTTTTGATAATCAAAATCCAAACCAAgtgtatttattgaaaaaagctCTTTA includes:
- the LOC133679103 gene encoding uncharacterized protein LOC133679103; amino-acid sequence: MASSSNQKTGFHARSNSFPSRLNPAITQLDEHLCRSRASEGACTSSSLGGKLSSLQDLHDCVNKLLFLPLNQQAIAQENNGKLIEELLDGSLQVLDLCNAAKDALLQTKESVHELQSILRRRGCVETGLTSEVKKYLTSRKVVKRAIHKTLKVIKKNSTFTAFNGDRETTIMFNMLKEVEVVSLKAFDSLLSFISGPEARTSGWSLVSKLVHHKKVASADEETDINEFAKADAALLALVDQNTSKSDNIKDVQTQLENLELCIQDIEEGLEYLSRNLIKTRVSFLNILNH
- the LOC133680605 gene encoding uncharacterized protein LOC133680605; its protein translation is MSTDGKHTELNQYFQPSKLLFYKKEIKMAASPIRQKTSFHARSNSLPSRPHPIISEFNENICRVRDSQATSKSSSSSSIGHKLSSLQDLYDSVDKFLQLPLTQQGLAQQRNQKCVDELLEGSLRLLDTCNSTQDALLQSKEFVRELQSVIRRRQGGVDSEIRKYIASRKVVKKSIKKALRNLKGMENRRTFSNEEYPEIIMLREVESISLAVFESLLSFISEPKSQAKKSGWSLVSKMMNHHRIACEEEETNEIGFAMADSALQSLISCKTDKTMDVQKKLNNLELCIEDLEDGIDGIFRRMIKTRASFLNIFS